The following nucleotide sequence is from Aspergillus luchuensis IFO 4308 DNA, chromosome 1, nearly complete sequence.
aaccctaaaaccctaaaaccctaataaaccctaaaaccctaaaaaccctaaaaccctaaaaccctaaaccctaaaaccctaaaaccctaataaaaccctaataaaaccctaataaataaaaccctaataaaccCTAAACTCTCGTAATACTAGATCAGTACACATGGTCTGACTCACTATAACCTAGTCCTGGGCTAATGATAGTAGTATTCCGCGTAGGGAGGTTCTCACTATTCGTGTCTCCGCTTTTGGTTGTTAGCCACGTAGTTCGGTGACAGTGGAAGCAAAGGCTAGTAAATGAGACTTATATAAGAAGACCCCTAAGCACCCTCGAGTCACTTTTATTTCCAAACCATCTAGAGCAACTCTCCTGACCCCAAAGGCTCCTTTCAAATACATCACGATGAAGTTTCTTATTGTCTCTCTCCCATTCCTCGCCACATTGGCATCGGCCTTTATTCCCGCGGATCCTGAGGACAGCGTGGAGACCGCCACCCCTACTCCTTTTGGCCAAAGTCTGATAGCCGGTCCTTCGTTCAACTGCAAAGGATCGAGCCAATGTGGCCATTTCCCAGGCATGACTGGATACTGCCAAAAAGCTGTTGATACTATGCTTCCAGGTCTAGTCTTCGACACCAAGTAAGGAACCATTGTTCCATTTTTTGACAAAAGAACCTAACATGTTCTAGCGGTGGCCGTACGGGCAACTGCTGGGGTGCACCTGACGGTCTTAGATGCGGTGTCTTTGTTGCGGGGCCTGGAGGGTGCACTAGAACCACCGAGCAGATGAAAGCAGCATTCAACAACATTAGGGCCCATGACTGTAAGATATGCGGCACTGTTACGGACGATGATAATGGCAACGACAATTGTCAGATCAAAATTGACTACGTCACGGGATGCAACAACCACAATTAAGGACCTGTCATTACTCTAGCTATTGCTAGCTTGGGGTTCGGTATATGAATGACGTCGAATGTGGGAAGCCCCAGCACTGGATATTTTTGTTAAGGGTCGGCTATTCAAGGGAAGTTTATGAAAAGAGATAAACAAGTTTTGTTATCACTGTACATATAACATTACATTGAATATAGCCTCGTTTTTGTTGTACAAGTAGTTTGATTGACATAGATTTCTGTTTAGACTATCAACGAGAAAGATAGACTTGGTACCACTTACCACAGCAGGTTGTCTCTTTCCAGGTCATAGACAGTCTAGAAGGATTCAATACAACTGTTACATCTTATTATTtggattattaaatatatattatataatattaaacatCTTGCTAGAtaactaactatatataattttaatcaagaataaataatcaatgataatatttaatattgtATAACAAATTGTTGAATCTATTCTACTCAATATATCTAAACTGTGATATTAAAtacaggaagagaaagcaagaaatttaaaattaatatatatccttaatatagataagtaaataaattcATATTATATCTCTAAGTCACATGGaacaaagcaaacaaaaCTATATCACGTGTCAAAGTCACATGGCTCACCATTATAAATGGATTAGAATCAAAcagtttttatattaaaacttCATATTAGTTACATGACCTGCTGGGTTTACAACCAACTGGCCATCCTGCTCTAATAACAGTATTTAACCTGACCTGGCCTGAGTATTAACCACTCTACCACCAATGTCCCAGGCTCCAAGCTGTGATCTGTAAAGTGGATATATATCCATCATTTACCCCCTGGTAACTCGGTCGGTGATAACTGAGATGCCGATACCTCATGAGGATAACTTTGATGATAAGTTGGAGCAATCCCTTGCTGTAGTATTGGTTGCAGTAACGGTCCAGCAGTACCCCCATGATTTGTGGCCTGCAGCCATTTGCGCTGCGttatcttccttccccagaaAAATCCGGCCCCTAGCATGGCACCCGCTATAGCGGTCAAAGGAATGGCAACACCAAGGCCAATTGCGAGCTTAGTGGACTCATCTGATGAACCAGAACTTGTACCATTCACTTCTGCTGAGCTCGTCGCTGTAACAGTGGTTGTAGCTACACCTCCGATCGTGACAAGAGTATCTTTGATGGAAAAGACACTATCTCCGCTGCAACATGAGGGATCATCACCACAACAGTAATTAACACCACCGCAGGGTGTCATGTAGTATGTCCAACTTGAATTTCCCCCTGCCTATAGAAGAAACCAAACTTAGATTGTGCACACACAGACAAGAATTTAAAGATCCTCAACGCACCGTAGTGTTGCAGATTGACTTTGATAGGCAATTCGGGGTATCCCATGTCTCATCAGTACAGAAGTCTCTCCAATATCCTGCGTACCCCGTCATATTTGTGTAACAAAGGCCATCGGCACGGCATTCGTCGGGGTTTGTGTCATTAATCCGGCAGCACATCGACTCTACTCCTTCAATCGCAATACATGGAGCATATATGTCGTCCTCAACTGGGGTTCCGTCAGGGGCATAACAGGTCTTTGCGGCTGATTTGCCAAATTTTGCGAGGAAGAAAACGCCCAGCGTGATGAGCAGCATATTGGgagtttttctttccttttcttctttgttgttcttttcttctttttaaatagGGAGATCCGGCTGTTGACAATATTTAGCAGGATCTCCAAAACTTGGGAGAGCGAGGctataaaatagaagaaCTAAAGACTGCAAGGCGCGACCAGAGCCTCGCTTTCTCTAGCGGGGTTTTTGGTTGCCTTGCATAAAGCCAATGACCACTTATGTTGCTGGGGGGGCGCAGCACACGCATCATACTGGTCGGCCCGAGGGCCCCCTTGTCGCGGCCTTTACTACTTGAAAGAGTTAGTTTCGCAGTCAGATATATCAGCAATAGTTCCAAGCGTTAATAAATGGGAATGGGGCAATCTATAAGGCTCGGTCGTAAAATTCGGCGAGGAACGCCCGGAAAATGCTGGTATGCTTGTTATGATGAGCTGAATTAGCGGCGCTATGCCATTGGATATGTAAGGTTTCTAGTTTCGCATCGCCGAATCCTTTTTACGAGTATTTATCTCCGCTTGCCCCTCTTGACCGTGGGTGAGAGTCCAATGGCGCTTGGGCAGGCATGACCGCCGGAATACCAGGGAGACCGCGGAGGTTTTCACAAGTCGTAGGCAGCACGGGCTCATGCCACAACCCGCGGAGACTTCCTGCGATTCTTAGCGCATCAGCGCTTGAAGATTAAAACACtttctactccgtactgcaACAATTAGTGACTGCCTACTAAACCCCTAACCGCCAAATTTGCAGGTTCGTGCACACCCTTATATCCCTGAACTCCCATATCTTTCAccggaaataaaaaattcgCTTTCCTCGTCCCCTTCCAGCCCATTCAGAGCCCGAGCTAGGTCGGGAGTAGTggtctttttttattagggtttagtCTCCTTGAAAATCATATAGGCTTGCGTCGGTAACGCATCAAGGTACCAATTCAGTTTACTTGTGACGTATGTAATGGCTCGTGGCTTCGGACGGCTTGGCCGTAGTATGTGGCGATGAATAGCGAGTCGAGAGACACGATATATCCTGGTTATATCGCGATAAGAGACCCGGCCAGTTCGCGCGGCAGCTGGCGGTAGAGCTCTGTTCCTTAGATATTACTGCGGTAGAGCCTACATGTAATACTACCTAGCCAGACATACTCGGCAATGTGCTGAAGGGATATGCCTCCAAACTACAACGTATTCGATAGTGCATCCAATGCACCGTGGCCCTGAGGATAAGGGATGATTCCTATCCCAACAATCCTCTTCACGTATATAATAAGGTTGCTTAAAATTTCCCCAAGAATGCCTCGtctactataataatacGACCTTTATTATTAGCCCGCGGCCCAAACGTTTCGGCTCATGAAACCTGCACTCGCCAGGCTTAACTCCACCGAACTTACGCTGCAATTCTCCGCCTGCTGA
It contains:
- a CDS encoding uncharacterized protein (InterPro:IPR011329,IPR029167;~PFAM:PF15474;~SECRETED:SignalP(1-17);~go_component: GO:0005576 - extracellular region [Evidence IEA];~go_process: GO:0009405 - pathogenesis [Evidence IEA]), which produces MKFLIVSLPFLATLASAFIPADPEDSVETATPTPFGQSLIAGPSFNCKGSSQCGHFPGMTGYCQKAVDTMLPGLVFDTNGGRTGNCWGAPDGLRCGVFVAGPGGCTRTTEQMKAAFNNIRAHDCKICGTVTDDDNGNDNCQIKIDYVTGCNNHN
- a CDS encoding uncharacterized protein (COG:S;~EggNog:ENOG410PTCG;~SECRETED:SignalP(1-19);~TransMembrane:1 (n2-12c17/18o172-196i)); this translates as MLLITLGVFFLAKFGKSAAKTCYAPDGTPVEDDIYAPCIAIEGVESMCCRINDTNPDECRADGLCYTNMTGYAGYWRDFCTDETWDTPNCLSKSICNTTAGGNSSWTYYMTPCGGVNYCCGDDPSCCSGDSVFSIKDTLVTIGGVATTTVTATSSAEVNGTSSGSSDESTKLAIGLGVAIPLTAIAGAMLGAGFFWGRKITQRKWLQATNHGGTAGPLLQPILQQGIAPTYHQSYPHEVSASQLSPTELPGGK